One Vigna unguiculata cultivar IT97K-499-35 chromosome 11, ASM411807v1, whole genome shotgun sequence DNA window includes the following coding sequences:
- the LOC114169720 gene encoding synaptotagmin-2-like — MGFFSAILGFFGFGVGISIGLVAGYFLFIYFQPTNVEDPEIKPMVEQEQETLQKMFPEIPVWIKSPDFDRLDWLNKFLEYMWPYLDKAICKTAKNIAKPIIAEQIPKYKIDSVEFETLTLGSLPPTFQGMKVYVTDEKELIMEPSVKWAGNPNVTVSVKAFGLKATVQVVDLQAFLLPRITLKPLVPSFPCFANIYVSLMEKPHVDFGLKLIGADLMSIPGVYRIVQDIIKDQVANMYLWPKTLEVPVLDMSKALKRPVGILHVKVLHAMKLKKKDLLGASDPYVKLKLTDDKLPSKKTTVKHKNLNPEWNEEFNLIVKDPDSQVLEINVYDWEQVGKHDKMGMNTISLKEVSPEEPKRFTLDLLKNMDPSDVQNEKSRGQIVLELTYKPFKEEDLAKGFEETQTVPKAPEGTPAGGGLLVVIVHEAQDVEGKYHTNPHVRLIFRGEEKKTKRIKKNRDPRWEDEFHFMVDEPPTNDRLHVEVLSTSSRNLLHQKESLGYIDINLGDVVANKRINERYHLIDSKNGRLQVELQWRTSEAG; from the exons ATGGGTTTCTTTAGTGCCATTTTGGGGTTTTTCGGATTCGGGGTTGGGATTTCCATTGGCCTTGTGGCTGGctattttctcttcatctaCTTTCAACCCACTAATGTTGAG GATCCTGAAATCAAACCAATGGTGGAGCAAGAGCAGGAGACTTTGCAGAAGATGTTTCCGGAGATTCCTGTTTGGATAAAAAGTCCGGATTTCGATCGG ctTGACTGGCTCAACAAGTTTTTAGAGTATATGTGGCCGTATCTTGATAAG gcAATTTGCAAGACTGCCAAGAACATTGCAAAACCCATAATTGCTGAGCAGATtcctaaatataaaattgattctGTTGAGTTTGAAACACTCACGCTGGGTTCACTGCCGCCAACTTTTCAAG gaatgaaagtttatgtGACTGATGAGAAGGAGTTAATTATGGAGCCTTCTGTAAAGTGGGCCGGAAATCCTAATGTTACTGTTTCTGTTAAGGCATTTGGGTTGAAAGCAACTGTGCAG GTTGTAGATTTGCAAGCTTTCCTATTGCCTCGCATTACTTTGAAGCCTTTGGTTCCTAGTTTTCCTTGCTTTGCCAACATATATGTCTCCCTCATGGAAAAG CCACATGTTGACTTTGGGCTAAAGCTCATAGGGGCTGATCTTATGTCTATTCCAGGCGTCTATAGGATCGTTCAG GATATCATCAAAGATCAGGTTGCAAACATGTATTTATGGCCCAAAACCTTGGAAGTTCCAGTTTTAGATATGTCAAA AGCCTTGAAGAGGCCTGTTGGAATTTTACATGTAAAGGTTCTTCATGCAATGAAGCTAAAGAAAAAAGATCTTCTTGGTGCATCTGACCCCTATGTAAAGCTAAAGCTTACTGATGATAAATTGCCATCGAAAAAGACTACTGTGAAGCACAAGAACTTAAATCCTGAATGGAATGAAGAATTCAATTTGATAGTTAAAGATCCTGACTCCCAGGTTTTAGAGATTAATGTTTATGACTGGGAGCAG GTTGGGAAGCATGATAAGATGGGTATGAATACAATATCTTTAAAAGAAGTTTCCCCTGAAGAGCCTAAACGTTTTACTCTTGACCTCCTAAAAAACATGGATCCCAGTGATGTCCAAAATGAGAAGTCACGTGGGCAGATTGTTTTAGAACTGACATATAAACCCTTCAAGGAGGAGGATTTGGCCAAGGGTTTTGAAGAGACGCAGACTGTGCCAAAAGCTCCTGAAGGTACTCCGGCAGGTGGAGGTTTGCTTGTTGTTATAGTCCATGAAGCTCAAGATGTCGAAGGGAAGTATCACACTAATCCACATGTACGACTTATATTCAGAGgggaagagaaaaaaacaaag CGCATTAAAAAGAATAGAGATCCAAGGTGGGAAGATGAGTTCCATTTTATGGTGGATGAGCCTCCCACCAATGATAGATTACACGTGGAGGTCCTCAGCACTTCATCACGAAACCTTCTCCACCAAAAG GAATCACTGGGTTATATCGACATCAATCTTGGGGATGTTGTTGCCAACAAAAGAATTAATGAGAGGTACCATCTCATAGACTCCAAGAATGGTCGCCTCCAGGTAGAGTTGCAGTGGAGAACCTCAGAAGCAGGATGA
- the LOC114169897 gene encoding L-ascorbate peroxidase 3, whose protein sequence is MALPVVVDSEYLKEVDKARRDLRALIANRNCAPLMLRLAWHDAGTYDAKTKTGGPNGSIRNEEEYSHGSNNGLKKAIDFCEEVKAKHPKITYADLYQLAGVVAVEVTGGPTIDFVPGRKDSKVSPKEGRLPDAKQGVSHLRDIFYRMGLTDREIVALSGGHTLGRAHPDRSGFDGPWTEDPLKFDNSYFVELLKGDYIGLLKLPTDKALLEDPEFRRYVELYAKDEDVFFRDYAEAHKKLSELGFVPSSKAISIKDGTILAQSAVGVVVTAAVVILSYLYEVRKRGK, encoded by the exons ATGGCGTTGCCGGTGGTGGTCGACTCAGAGTACCTCAAGGAGGTCGACAAGGCTCGCCGCGATCTCCGTGCACTCATCGCTAACAGGAACTGCGCTCCTCTCATGCTTCGCCTAGC CTGGCACGATGCCGGCACTTACGATGCCAAAACCAAGACCGGTGGACCTAACGGTTCGATCCGGAACGAGGAAGAATATTCTCACGGTTCCAACAATGGCTTGAAGAAGGCTATTGATTTCTGCG AGGAAGTGAAGGCAAAACATCCTAAGATTACGTATGCAGATCTTTACCAG CTTGCTGGTGTTGTTGCAGTTGAGGTTACGGGGGGTCCCACAATTGATTTTGTTCCTGGTAGAAAG GATTCAAAAGTATCTCCTAAAGAAGGGCGGCTTCCTGATGCTAAACAAg GTGTTTCTCATCTCCGTGATATCTTCTATCGAATGGGCTTGACTGATCGAGAAATCGTTGCGCTGTCTGGAGGGCATACGCTG GGGAGAGCACATCCAGACAGATCAGGTTTTGATGGACCTTGGACGGAGGACCCTCTGAAGTTTGATAACTCATACTTTGT GGAACTTTTGAAAGGCGATTATATTGGGCTGCTCAAACTTCCAACAGACAAGGCTTTATTGGAGGATCCTGAATTTCGCCGTTACGTTGAACTATATGCGAAG GACGAGGATGTATTTTTCAGGGATTATGCTGAAGCGCACAAGAAACTTTCAGAGCTAGGCTTTGTGCCAAGTTCAAAGGCGATTTCTATTAAGGATGGGACCATATTGGCACAAAGTGCTGTAGGAGTAGTTGTTACTGCCGCAGTGGTGATCCTCAGTTACTTGTATGAAGTTCGCAAAAGAGGGAAGTAG
- the LOC114168245 gene encoding myb-related protein 308-like: MGRSPCCEKAHTNKGAWTKEEDDRLISYIRAHGEGCWRSLPKAAGLLRCGKSCRLRWINYLRPDLKRGNFTEEEDELIIKLHSLLGNKWSLIAGRLPGRTDNEIKNYWNTHIRRKLLNRGIDPATHRPLNEAASSATVVTVATASNISFGKQEQETSSSNGSVVKGTIFERCPDLNLELTISPPRHQQQHHQQQPQKNLCFVCSLGLHNSKDCSCNVASPVTANTTAPPSSAAAYDFLGLKTNGVWDCTSLEMK; this comes from the exons ATGGGAAGATCCCCTTGCTGTGAGAAAGCTCACACAAACAAAGGTGCATGGACCAAAGAAGAAGATGACAGACTCATATCTTATATTCGAGCTCACGGCGAGGGCTGCTGGCGGTCCCTCCCCAAAGCCGCCGGTCTCCTCCGCTGCGGCAAGAGCTGCCGCCTCCGCTGGATCAACTACCTCCGACCCGACCTCAAGCGTGGCAACTTCACCGAAGAAGAGGATGAACTCATCATCAAACTCCACAGCCTCCTCGGGAACAA GTGGTCTTTGATAGCTGGGAGATTGCCGGGGAGAACGGACAATGAAATAAAGAACTATTGGAACACTCACATAAGAAGGAAGCTTTTGAACAGAGGAATCGACCCTGCAACTCATAGACCTCTGAACGAAGCTGCTTCTTCTGCAACAGTTGTAACAGTCGCAACTGCCAGTAATATATCTTTCGGTAAACAAGAACAAGAGACAAGTTCGAGTAACGGAAGCGTGGTTAAAGGGACCATCTTCGAACGCTGCCCTGACTTGAACCTTGAGTTAACCATTAGTCCTCCTCGCCAccaacaacaacatcatcaacaacaaccTCAGAAGAATCTTTGCTTCGTTTGCAGTTTGGGTTTGCACAACAGCAAGGACTGCAGCTGCAACGTGGCCAGCCCCGTCACTGCCAACACCACCGCTCCTCCTTCTTCCGCCGCCGCTTATGATTTCTTGGGCTTGAAAACCAACGGTGTTTGGGATTGCACCAGCttggaaatgaaatga